The following are encoded together in the Juglans microcarpa x Juglans regia isolate MS1-56 chromosome 2D, Jm3101_v1.0, whole genome shotgun sequence genome:
- the LOC121250249 gene encoding xyloglucan endotransglucosylase/hydrolase protein 9-like: MAVSLTLFLSFFVALVSLGLVSSAKFEELFQPSWAMDHFMYEGELLKLKLDNFSGAGFASKSKYMFGKVSIQIKLVEGDSAGTVTAFYMSSDGPNHNEFDFEFLGNTTGEPYSVQTNVYVNGVGNREQRLNLWFDPTKEFHSYSLFWNQRQVVFLVDETPIRVHTNMENKGIPFPKDQAMGVYSSIWNADDWATQGGRVKTDWTHAPFIATYKNFEIDGCECPVTVAAVDNAKKCVSSAEKRYWWDEPTLSELNVHQSHQLLWVKAKHMVYDYCTDTARFPVMPTECVHHRH; encoded by the exons ATGGCTGTTTCACTGACTTTGTTCTTAAGTTTCTTTGTGGCACTTGTATCGCTGGGTTTGGTTAGCTCGGCGAAGTTTGAGGAGCTCTTTCAGCCTAGCTGGGCTATGGACCATTTCATGTATGAAGGAGAGCTTCTGAAGCTCAAACTCGACAATTTTTCCg GCGCCGGGTTTGCATCGAAGAGCAAGTATATGTTTGGGAAAGTGAGCATTCAGATCAAGCTTGTGGAGGGAGACTCCGCCGGAACTGTTACCGCTTTCTAT ATGTCATCGGACGGTCCAAATCACAATGAGTTTGATTTCGAGTTCCTTGGCAACACCACAGGGGAGCCTTATTCGGTCCAGACCAATGTGTATGTGAACGGCGTGGGTAACCGGGAGCAAAGGTTGAACCTTTGGTTCGACCCCACCAAAGAGTTCCACTCCTACTCCCTCTTCTGGAACCAGCGCCAAGTTGT ATTTTTGGTGGATGAGACCCCAATAAGAGTGCATACCAACATGGAAAACAAAGGAATACCATTTCCCAAGGACCAGGCCATGGGTGTGTACAGCTCAATTTGGAATGCGGATGACTGGGCAACACAAGGCGGTAGGGTGAAGACGGACTGGACACACGCACCCTTCATTGCCACCTACAAGAACTTCGAAATCGATGGTTGCGAGTGCCCAGTAACGGTGGCGGCAGTAGACAATGCCAAGAAGTGTGTGAGTAGTGCAGAGAAGAGGTATTGGTGGGACGAGCCCACATTGTCGGAGCTCAATGTGCACCAAAGCCACCAGCTGTTGTGGGTAAAGGCCAAACACATGGTCTATGACTATTGCACTGACACGGCTAGATTTCCTGTCATGCCTACAGAATGTGTGCACCACCGTCACTAG